The following proteins are encoded in a genomic region of Takifugu flavidus isolate HTHZ2018 chromosome 3, ASM371156v2, whole genome shotgun sequence:
- the LOC130522894 gene encoding small cell adhesion glycoprotein homolog gives MDMQMTPPSGVTLSQTSTPLIKAVTEMVTQGLDTEEGDVAALVGGVICAVLLLLISIMAVLLWLMSRQKGSYDTNEMDDEAEGADEELDGSDPALQMKEPLTIREEE, from the exons ATGGACATGCAAATGACTCCTCCCTCTGGGGTCACCCTGTCCCAAACTTCTACCCCCCTCATCAAAGCTGTAACCGAGATGGTCACGCAAG GTCTCGACACAGAGGAGGGAGACGTCGCAGCCTTAGTTGGAG GAGTcatctgtgctgtgctgcttctcctcatctccataatggctgtgctgctgtggttgaTGTCCAGACAGAAAGGCTCCTACGACACCAACGAGATGGACGACGAGGCCGAGGGCGCCGATGAGGAGTTAGACGGTTCTGATCCAGCTCTGCAGATGAAGGAGCCTCTGACCATTAGGGAGGAGGAGTAG